From one Rubrobacter xylanophilus genomic stretch:
- a CDS encoding glycosyltransferase: MADAVTRIDLHLHSRASGTATNWWVKGLGSGVEARESYTDPEDAYRMAREAGMDFVTLTDHETIEGALGLSGRHADFIIGEEVCAAFPEDGSLVDVLVYGLDEEDHREIQARRGDVYRLVSYLREAGLVYVLAHPAYGLPEASTRAAVERRLLLFGLWEFVNGSRPAEQNRLARELAEGVGPLELRQMAGRCGLPVPPHRRVRGTGGSDDHGGLYGGKTFTLLPRVSGPEELLEALAAGECEPGGADGSPDRLAHTALRIAGGALKEGESWHAARLLQRLSPTGRLHPARGAGGGLRERLPLLSRLPEAGMKGELVRRYEDRVAGALEGVGSGFPALDLLGALGGILEGHGYIAPYVALHGYFGRETERALRLRRELLPARCGAVKVGVFVDGLDGIHGVATMYRNIESLAGGGELRVVRCREELGIVARVPVPFYGGLELEVPSLVSVLEHVTGEGYDTLHVATPGPLGLAALVAGLVLRIPVVGAYHTEFGTYARVLSGDHFVADMVEVTVREFYERCAAVVVPSRATSLSLRARGYRIRRFELLRNGVDGDLFSPERRDGGLRRALGGGRKLLLYVGRLSREKGLEGMAAGYLRLRRRRGDVHLVLAGEGPLRGDLEEKLGETATFTGLVEGEELARIFASCDVFVFPSLTDTLGRAVLEAQASGVPAVVYGSGGPSECILPGESGFVADPGDEEGFFSLVEVLLDDEARRRRMGRAARRFAGSMGWEAVAGRLLALHAELARRERSVAPA, encoded by the coding sequence GTGGCGGACGCGGTAACCAGAATAGACCTGCACCTGCACTCGCGGGCCTCCGGGACGGCGACGAACTGGTGGGTGAAGGGGTTGGGCTCCGGGGTGGAGGCCCGGGAGTCCTACACCGACCCCGAGGACGCCTACCGGATGGCTCGGGAGGCGGGTATGGACTTCGTCACCCTGACCGACCACGAGACGATAGAGGGCGCGCTCGGACTGAGCGGCAGGCACGCGGATTTCATAATCGGCGAGGAGGTCTGCGCGGCGTTCCCCGAGGACGGAAGCCTGGTGGACGTTCTCGTCTACGGTTTGGACGAGGAGGACCACCGGGAGATCCAGGCCAGGCGCGGCGACGTCTACCGGCTGGTCTCCTACCTCCGGGAGGCCGGGCTCGTGTACGTCCTGGCCCATCCCGCCTACGGGCTCCCGGAAGCCTCGACGCGCGCCGCGGTGGAGCGCCGCCTGCTGCTCTTTGGCCTCTGGGAGTTCGTGAACGGCTCCCGCCCGGCCGAACAGAACCGTCTGGCCCGGGAGTTGGCCGAGGGAGTGGGGCCGCTGGAGCTGCGGCAGATGGCCGGCCGGTGCGGTCTGCCGGTCCCTCCGCATCGCCGGGTGCGGGGCACCGGAGGCTCGGACGACCACGGCGGGTTGTACGGGGGGAAGACCTTCACGCTGCTGCCCCGGGTCTCGGGTCCCGAGGAGTTGCTCGAGGCGCTGGCAGCCGGGGAGTGCGAGCCGGGGGGAGCCGACGGCTCCCCGGACAGACTCGCCCACACCGCCCTGAGGATCGCCGGGGGCGCCCTGAAGGAGGGAGAGAGCTGGCACGCCGCCCGGTTGCTGCAGCGTCTCTCTCCGACCGGCAGGCTGCACCCCGCGAGGGGTGCCGGCGGGGGGCTGCGCGAGCGGCTCCCGCTGCTGAGCCGGCTGCCGGAGGCGGGGATGAAGGGGGAACTGGTCCGGCGCTACGAGGACCGGGTCGCCGGGGCGCTGGAGGGCGTGGGTTCCGGGTTCCCGGCGCTGGACCTTCTCGGGGCGCTCGGCGGCATTCTGGAGGGGCACGGCTACATAGCGCCCTACGTCGCCCTCCACGGGTATTTCGGTCGCGAGACGGAGAGGGCGCTTCGCCTGCGGCGCGAGCTGCTTCCCGCCCGGTGCGGGGCGGTGAAGGTCGGCGTCTTCGTGGACGGGCTGGACGGGATCCACGGGGTGGCGACGATGTACCGGAACATCGAGTCCCTCGCCGGGGGAGGTGAGCTGAGGGTCGTGCGGTGCAGGGAGGAGCTGGGGATCGTGGCCCGGGTTCCCGTCCCGTTCTACGGGGGGTTGGAGCTGGAGGTGCCCTCCCTGGTCTCCGTGCTGGAGCATGTGACCGGAGAGGGTTACGACACCCTGCACGTCGCGACCCCCGGACCGCTCGGCCTGGCAGCGCTGGTGGCGGGTCTGGTGCTGCGCATACCGGTCGTCGGGGCCTACCACACCGAGTTCGGGACCTACGCGCGGGTCCTCTCCGGGGATCATTTCGTGGCCGACATGGTCGAGGTCACCGTCCGGGAGTTCTACGAGCGCTGCGCAGCCGTCGTCGTACCCTCGCGTGCCACCTCCCTGTCTCTGCGGGCCCGGGGTTACAGGATCCGGCGCTTCGAGCTTTTGCGGAACGGGGTGGACGGCGACCTCTTCAGCCCGGAGCGCAGGGACGGCGGGCTGCGCCGGGCACTCGGGGGCGGCAGGAAGCTTTTGCTGTACGTCGGGAGACTAAGCAGGGAGAAGGGGCTCGAGGGGATGGCCGCCGGGTATCTCCGGCTGCGCCGCCGGCGCGGCGACGTCCATCTGGTGCTCGCCGGGGAGGGGCCGCTCAGAGGAGACCTGGAGGAGAAACTCGGGGAGACCGCCACCTTCACCGGCCTCGTGGAGGGGGAGGAGCTGGCCCGGATCTTCGCCTCCTGCGACGTCTTCGTTTTCCCCAGCCTGACCGACACCTTGGGACGCGCGGTGTTGGAGGCGCAGGCTTCGGGGGTTCCGGCGGTGGTCTACGGAAGCGGGGGACCGTCGGAGTGCATCCTCCCGGGCGAGAGCGGCTTCGTCGCGGACCCGGGGGACGAGGAGGGGTTCTTCTCGCTGGTGGAGGTGTTGCTCGACGACGAGGCCCGGAGAAGGCGCATGGGGCGGGCGGCCAGGCGTTTTGCGGGGTCCATGGGGTGGGAGGCGGTCGCCGGGCGGCTCCTGGCGCTGCACGCTGAACTCGCCCGTAGAGAGCGGTCGGTCGCCCCGGCATGA
- a CDS encoding glycosyltransferase — protein MTRMAPVVIPFGPSRLAVEGRGTSRGRSAVVLAVGRLVERKGFAGLVKASGRLRGRARVVIVGEGEAREELLRKVRAGGVGDVVRIAGRVSGSELARLYRESSVFCLPAVVDRRGCTGGLWVAITEAMFHGLPVVAGRVGGIPDAVVHGETGLLVEPGDHEALACALLMLLADPGLAREMGAAGRRRAERLFSWERVVADHLGLYERVVTGRGAGSPASPQGP, from the coding sequence ATGACGAGGATGGCGCCGGTCGTCATCCCCTTCGGTCCCTCGAGGCTGGCGGTGGAGGGCCGGGGGACGTCCCGCGGGCGCTCTGCTGTGGTGCTTGCGGTGGGCCGTTTGGTGGAACGCAAGGGGTTTGCCGGGCTCGTCAAGGCCTCCGGCCGGTTGCGTGGGCGGGCCCGGGTGGTGATAGTCGGGGAGGGGGAGGCCCGTGAGGAGCTTCTGCGGAAGGTTAGGGCCGGGGGAGTCGGGGACGTGGTGAGGATCGCCGGCCGCGTGAGCGGTTCCGAACTGGCCCGGCTCTACCGGGAGAGTTCGGTCTTCTGCCTGCCCGCCGTGGTCGACCGGCGGGGATGCACCGGGGGGCTCTGGGTGGCGATCACCGAGGCCATGTTCCACGGTCTCCCGGTCGTCGCCGGTCGTGTCGGGGGGATACCCGACGCCGTCGTGCACGGCGAAACCGGGCTGCTCGTTGAGCCCGGCGACCATGAAGCCCTCGCCTGCGCCCTGCTGATGCTGCTCGCCGACCCCGGGCTCGCGCGCGAGATGGGAGCGGCGGGCCGGCGGCGGGCCGAACGGCTGTTCTCCTGGGAGCGGGTCGTGGCGGATCATCTCGGACTGTACGAGAGGGTCGTCACGGGGAGAGGCGCTGGATCTCCGGCCTCCCCGCAGGGACCCTGA
- a CDS encoding alkaline phosphatase D family protein, translated as MGQRGAVHADEDPQHLPGGRERHPAGRPSGPAGRRLLTLDQWDGYGAERSEIARSIRRAGVENFVIITGDIHSFAAGYAKEDYDDPSNEPPNAVGVCFVGGSVTSSNLYEIARLGQSPSGPAVRSPARLEDALRISNPHYEFFDSSTHGYNVMELTERELVCTMKYVRTIREPQENPRADTLARFRVPAGRPEIQRLSP; from the coding sequence ATGGGGCAACGAGGTGCAGTTCATGCAGACGAAGATCCTCAACACCTTCCTGGGGGCCGAGAGAGGCATCCTGCCGGGCGTCCCTCCGGTCCCGCCGGGAGGCGTCTACTGACCCTGGACCAGTGGGACGGCTACGGAGCGGAGCGTTCGGAGATAGCCCGCAGCATACGCCGCGCCGGGGTGGAGAACTTCGTGATCATAACCGGCGACATCCACTCCTTCGCCGCCGGGTACGCCAAGGAGGACTACGACGACCCCTCGAACGAACCGCCGAACGCCGTCGGGGTCTGTTTCGTCGGGGGCTCCGTGACCTCCTCCAACCTCTACGAGATAGCCCGCCTCGGACAGTCGCCCTCCGGCCCCGCAGTGAGGAGCCCGGCAAGGCTGGAGGACGCCCTGCGGATAAGCAACCCCCACTACGAGTTCTTCGACTCCTCGACGCACGGCTACAACGTTATGGAGCTCACGGAGCGGGAGCTGGTCTGTACCATGAAGTACGTGCGGACTATTCGGGAGCCCCAGGAAAACCCGCGGGCAGACACGCTGGCGCGCTTCAGGGTCCCTGCGGGGAGGCCGGAGATCCAGCGCCTCTCCCCGTGA
- a CDS encoding alkaline phosphatase D family protein — protein MDRLDEVCISRLGFLKYSLATGVVIWAGAGTAEARELFRTSTVAPELFPQSVASGDPRPDGIVLWTRVRPPRRRGEVRVGYRVAPDDDRSDAAAFRKPLLSGVARTGPDRDYTVKVQLRRPELEPFRSYRYRFYYGGAASRTGRFKTLPAAADSPGRLRFAYVSCQDYTNGYYNALGALARERVDFVVHLGDYIYETVAEESFQGGGPPERRIPPSALGSRRPGEADTLEDYRFLYKKYKTDRNLQRVHENFAFIMTWDDHEFANDSFEVFAPDASGRMRDPERRAAASRAWVEFNPVGVYFDPAKGPLEQIVVYRSFDFGRLATLVMTDERLYRDGPPCGLETRNRYVTPGCGRESAPGRTMLGPLQKEFLLQKITGSRSTWKIWGNEVQFMQTKILNTFLGAERGILPGVPPVPPGGVY, from the coding sequence TTGGATCGCCTGGACGAAGTCTGCATAAGCCGGCTCGGCTTCCTCAAGTACTCGCTCGCCACCGGCGTGGTGATCTGGGCCGGAGCCGGCACGGCCGAGGCCCGGGAGCTGTTCCGAACCTCCACCGTAGCACCGGAACTCTTCCCGCAGAGCGTGGCCTCCGGAGATCCCCGGCCGGACGGCATCGTGCTCTGGACCCGCGTCCGGCCTCCCCGCCGGAGGGGTGAGGTACGGGTAGGGTACCGGGTTGCCCCCGACGACGATCGGAGCGACGCCGCGGCGTTCAGAAAACCCCTGCTGAGCGGCGTCGCCCGGACGGGGCCGGACAGGGACTACACCGTCAAGGTCCAGCTCAGAAGGCCGGAGCTGGAGCCCTTCCGGAGTTACCGCTACCGCTTCTACTACGGCGGGGCGGCGAGCAGGACGGGAAGGTTCAAGACCCTTCCGGCCGCGGCGGACTCTCCCGGACGCCTGAGGTTCGCTTACGTCTCGTGCCAGGACTACACAAACGGCTACTACAACGCCCTGGGAGCCCTGGCCCGGGAGCGGGTGGACTTCGTCGTGCACCTTGGCGACTACATCTACGAGACCGTGGCCGAGGAGAGCTTCCAGGGCGGCGGGCCTCCGGAACGCCGGATTCCCCCTTCCGCGCTGGGATCCAGGAGGCCGGGAGAGGCCGACACCCTGGAGGACTACAGATTCCTGTACAAGAAGTACAAGACAGACCGCAACCTGCAACGGGTGCACGAGAACTTCGCCTTCATCATGACCTGGGACGACCACGAGTTCGCCAACGACTCCTTTGAGGTCTTCGCGCCCGACGCCTCCGGAAGGATGAGAGACCCGGAGCGCCGGGCCGCGGCCAGCCGGGCATGGGTGGAGTTCAACCCCGTGGGGGTGTACTTCGACCCGGCGAAGGGTCCGCTCGAGCAGATCGTGGTCTACCGGTCCTTCGACTTCGGAAGGCTGGCCACCCTCGTCATGACCGACGAGCGGCTCTACAGGGACGGTCCGCCGTGCGGCCTCGAGACCCGCAACCGCTACGTGACCCCGGGATGCGGGAGGGAGAGCGCCCCGGGCCGCACCATGCTCGGCCCGCTACAGAAGGAGTTCCTCCTGCAGAAGATCACCGGCTCCCGGAGCACCTGGAAGATATGGGGCAACGAGGTGCAGTTCATGCAGACGAAGATCCTCAACACCTTCCTGGGGGCCGAGAGAGGCATCCTGCCGGGCGTCCCTCCGGTCCCGCCGGGAGGCGTCTACTGA
- a CDS encoding TrpB-like pyridoxal phosphate-dependent enzyme: MEPTKFVLGDEHIPQSWYNIVPDLPFALEPPLDPATREPVGPEAFAPIFPRAIIEQEVTAESRVPIPEEVRRIYALWRPTPLFRARRLERLLDTPARIYYKYEGVSPTGSHKPNTAVPQAYYNREEGVRRLTTETGAGQWGSSLAFACRQMGLECTVYMVRVSYDQKPYRRIMMQTYGAEVHASPTDITQAGRKILEEHPDSPGSLGIAISEAVEDAVGSEEAKYSLGSVLNHVLLHQTVIGQEAIEQMELAGEYPDVVVGCAGGGSNFGGIAFPFLRENLVNGRDTRFIAVEPASCPTLTKGRFTYDFGDTAGTTPLMKMYTLGHSFVPAGIHAGGLRYHGDSPILSALVHEGLVEARAYLQNETFEAGVAFARAEGIVPAPEVNHAIKAAMDLALEAREAGEERVILFNMCGHGHFDLSAYERYLAGALPDLELSQEEIDRALQELPA; the protein is encoded by the coding sequence GTGGAGCCCACGAAGTTCGTTCTCGGCGACGAGCACATCCCGCAGAGCTGGTACAACATCGTGCCGGACCTGCCGTTCGCGCTGGAGCCGCCGCTCGATCCGGCCACCCGCGAGCCGGTGGGGCCGGAGGCCTTCGCCCCGATCTTCCCCCGGGCGATCATCGAGCAGGAGGTCACGGCCGAGTCGCGCGTCCCCATCCCGGAGGAGGTGCGAAGGATCTACGCCCTCTGGCGCCCCACGCCCCTCTTCCGCGCCCGGCGCCTGGAGAGGCTCCTGGATACCCCCGCCCGCATCTACTACAAGTACGAGGGGGTCTCCCCCACCGGGAGCCACAAGCCCAACACCGCCGTCCCCCAGGCCTACTACAACCGCGAGGAGGGCGTCCGGCGCCTCACCACCGAGACCGGCGCGGGTCAGTGGGGCTCTTCTTTGGCCTTCGCCTGCCGCCAGATGGGCCTGGAGTGCACCGTCTACATGGTGCGCGTCTCCTACGACCAGAAGCCCTACCGCCGCATCATGATGCAGACCTACGGCGCCGAGGTCCACGCAAGCCCCACGGATATCACCCAGGCGGGACGCAAGATCCTCGAGGAGCACCCCGACTCCCCCGGCTCTTTAGGCATCGCCATCTCGGAGGCCGTCGAGGACGCGGTCGGGAGCGAGGAAGCGAAGTATTCCTTGGGGAGCGTCCTCAACCACGTGCTCCTGCACCAGACCGTGATCGGGCAGGAAGCCATAGAGCAGATGGAGCTCGCCGGCGAGTACCCGGACGTGGTCGTCGGCTGCGCGGGCGGCGGCTCGAACTTCGGCGGGATCGCCTTCCCCTTCCTGCGCGAGAACCTGGTGAACGGGAGGGACACCCGCTTTATCGCGGTGGAGCCCGCCTCCTGCCCGACGCTCACCAAGGGCCGCTTCACCTACGACTTCGGCGACACCGCCGGGACGACCCCCCTGATGAAGATGTACACTTTAGGCCACTCCTTCGTGCCGGCCGGGATACACGCCGGGGGGCTCCGCTACCATGGGGACTCGCCGATCCTGTCCGCGCTCGTGCACGAGGGGCTCGTGGAGGCGCGCGCCTACCTGCAGAACGAGACCTTCGAGGCCGGGGTGGCGTTCGCGCGGGCCGAGGGCATAGTCCCCGCGCCGGAGGTCAACCACGCCATAAAGGCGGCGATGGACCTGGCGCTCGAGGCCAGGGAGGCCGGGGAGGAGCGCGTGATCCTCTTCAACATGTGCGGCCACGGGCACTTCGACCTCTCCGCCTACGAGCGCTACCTGGCCGGGGCGCTCCCGGACCTCGAGCTTTCGCAGGAGGAGATAGACCGGGCTCTGCAGGAGCTTCCCGCGTAG